Genomic DNA from Patescibacteria group bacterium:
CCCCAAAAATATTGTTAGGGTTTTTTAACCTCTCGTCATCCATAGCAAAACCCTTGATGATGTATTCTTTAAGAATTTGCGTCGCCCAAATACGAAAATGCGTGGCCTGTGCATAATTAACCCGGTAACCAACAGAAATAATGGCATCGAGATTGTAAAATTCTACATCCCTCGTAACCTTTCGCAACCCCTCTGTTTGAACTTGTGCAATTTTTGCACAAGTTGCATCTTTATCTAATTCGCCTTCCTGAAAAATATTTTGGAGATGTTTGGTAACCACACTTCTATCCACATTAAAAAGTTCGGCGATTTTAGTCTGCGTCAACCAAACGGTCTCGTCACGCAAAAATATCTCTACTTTTACTTTACCATTTGGCGCGGTATAGAGCATAAATTCCGTAAAGCTGTTTTGTTTGGAAATCTGTATATTCTTTTTCATGATTACTTGTTTCAACAGAACTTTTAGTTTTTTGAGTCTAGTACTTGTATTCCAATATTTGTCGCCAACATTTGTAATTGTTGAGGAGTAAAAATAGCTCCTTTAAGATTGGTTGTTCTAAGATCAAATCCCTGCAATTCTGCTCCTCTAAAATCGGTAAAAAGTAAGTTTGCCTCGTTAGTTTTAATATTTATTATACGAGAGTTTACAAAAATAGTTTTCTCTAAGTTTGCTAAAGAAAAATCGGTTTCCTCAAAAGAACATTCGGACAAATCTTGACTGGACAAATCAACGCCTCGCATATCTGCAAAATCAAAATTGCATTTTATAAAAGTAATTCCAATTAAGGAATCGGCTTTAGAGAAATTTAACCCCATTAGTTTGCATTTTTCCAAAATGGCAGAGAAAAAATTGCAACCTGCAATGTTGGTATTACTCAAGTTACAATTAAAAAACGAGGCTCCATTGAATTTTGTGTTTATAAGATTACAATTTTCAAACGAACATTGTTTAAAGACACATTCTTTTAATTCCTTTCCTTTTATTTCATGTTTATCAAAAACACAATTTTCATACTCTTTACCAGATTCTAGGCTACTTATCTCTTCTTGTGTATAAATTTTCTTATCAGACATTATTTTATTATTTTTAACCGACTAACCGTTTTTGGGTTTTGGGCAGAAAATTCGCTTCGGTAATTACGCTTTTTCCTGTTTTTTCCTCTAACGCCTTTCTTGCATCTTTAGCAATTCTTCCACCTTTTTTAGCTGGGGTTTTATTTTCTTCCAGCCCCTTCGCTTGCACAGTTTCTGCAATCTTACGAGTGGAAAGTTCTGCTAAGGCAGTGAATATTAATTCCGCATCGGACATATGATCCCGCAAGTTTTGTGTCTTGAGATTTTTTAAACTCTTATGCTCTTTAACTGTTAAGTCGCTCCATTCTTGATGGATAATATTGGTAAGAATTGCGTATTCTTTTTGTTCCTTTACCTCGTTTTTCTGCCAGTAATCCGTTAGCTTGTTCCTAATCTCCTGCCCCATCATCCGTTGCTGAATCCACTCTTTGCTTCGACCCATTTTTTGCCAATTTAAGCGCCCACGATTAACTGATATTTCCGGATCCGATGTCTCTTGTATTCTTTCGTATCCCACACGAGCTAGCCATAGTTTAATTGGTTCAGCCTTTGGACTTGGTACTGATTGAATTAATCGCAACAGTGTTTCTACATCTGCTACATCGGTTTTATAAAATTTCCCATCGGCAGATTGTAATTTGAGTTTGTCACATTTTGTGACAGACTCGTTTCCTTCTTTTTTTAAACGGTTTTTGAGTGTAGTCCAATAGCTTTGAGCCCTCTTAAAATTTGGTTGCCCTATTAATATAGAAATTATATCGATTACCGAAAAATACCATTTCTCCTCTTTCTCGTTCCACTGCCTGCGAATCTCTCGCCCCTCAAAAATTGTGATTTGTTTGGTGTTAGCCATAGTTATATGATTCCATATCTAACCCGAATGTGCAAGGGGGGAATTTGTTGATCTAGAAACTCCAGTTCTTCCACTTCGGAGGTGGAAGAGTTTACTAGATAGAAAAAGTGTTGCGTTTGGAAGTACTATAAGATATAATACCGGCAGTTTCCCCCATCAACCGCCTATGTGGCGGATTTTCTAACTTCCACTTACAAGGAGATACCTGGCATGAAAAGAAAACTGATGACCTTCGTTCTTCTCGGATTTCTTTTGGTGTTCTGTGTAGCTTGCACCGCGACAAACATCAAGCATGGCTACATCCGCGACACCATTGGAAACATCGAGCAAACAAACAACGGTAACTGGAGAGTGTGGTTCACACACGATACCGCTGCTGGATACTGCACTGGTAGCCAAGAGATGGGCAAGAGAGCTGAGGAGCTCCTGCTAACTCACTATGGTGAGGTAATCTTGGAATACAAGGAGGTAACAGCAAGCGACAAAGAATGGAGTGTGTGGGGATCAAGCCAGTGTGGCTCTCTCGTTAAGGGAGAGTCCTCAATGAAGATGTTCCTCATCTTGGCAATCACACCAGCTCCAGCTAGGGTCGGCGGCGAGTAAACCTCACGACCCGAGACTCCGCCTTGGTTACGAAAACTTGGAGAATTCGTAACCTTGGCGGGATGTACTTTTCTATTTTAATGATAAATTTAAAAGGAGTTCGATACTTCTTAGAGGTAGGTTGCTATATTGGCATTGTGTTCTTCGATTGTTTTTGCAAAATGAATCAGACCGTCTTTACCATTTAAGTAAAACCAGTAGGCTGTTTCTTGCGGGGCAAGTGCGGCTTTAATAGCATCTAAACTAGGATTACAAATCGGACCTGGTGGCAACCCTTCAACTTGCCTGGTATTGTAAGAAGAATAGCTATTAATATCATCAAGTGTTAAGTTGGAAGGCCACCAATTTCCCTCTTGTCCAATTACATATTGTACTGTGGCATCAGCATCTAATGGCCAATCGTTTTTTAGCCTTTTAAATAATATTCCAGCCACAATGGGTCTATCCTCGCTACTTGCTACTTCTCTTTCTAATATCGATGCCAGAATAACAGCCTCGTTTAGACCATATTCCGGCGCAACAAAAACATTGCGAGGTAACAAGGGATCAACACGAGAAGTAAAATTGTCGCGAAGCAGGTTTAAAATAAGCTCTGGCGTAGCCTCCCGGGGAATAAAATAAGTGTCGGGAAATAAAAACCCTTCGTAAGGTTGGGCTATTTTTAAAAATTCAGATCCCAACGAAGGATTATTAAATGCTTCGGAAATATACTCGGCATACTGTTCTACTCTCCACCCTTCTAAAAAGGTGGCTTTAATATCAAATGTTCCTTTGCCAAAAAAATCCACCAGCTCGGGAAGATTTAAATTTAAAGGAACCCTGTAATGACCAGCTTGAATTGTTTTTCCTTTGTTGATAAATAAATATAATTTAAATAAAGAAGCGCTGTTAATTAAATCGTTTTGGTAAAGTAAATCGGAAATTTGAGTAGTGGTATCTCCGGGTTTAATTATGACATCAACTGGAAGAGTTAAATCCTCGTTTGACGCAATTTTCTCTTCAGGATAATTTGTCCTCTCAACAGCCCCCTGGTAGTAAAAATAAAACAGAGCTGGAGAGAGTAAAACCAAAACTAAAAAGAACCCCAAAAAATACTTAGTATGCTTTTTAGTAAACAGATATCTTTTTTCGTCTGCAACTTCTTCCATTGCTATTCCTCTAACTTAATTTCTAAGATTTTATCTCCCACTTGCATTTTTTGCGCTATATCCAACCCTTCCACTACTTTACCAAA
This window encodes:
- a CDS encoding virulence RhuM family protein is translated as MKKNIQISKQNSFTEFMLYTAPNGKVKVEIFLRDETVWLTQTKIAELFNVDRSVVTKHLQNIFQEGELDKDATCAKIAQVQTEGLRKVTRDVEFYNLDAIISVGYRVNYAQATHFRIWATQILKEYIIKGFAMDDERLKNPNNIFG
- a CDS encoding pentapeptide repeat-containing protein, producing MSDKKIYTQEEISSLESGKEYENCVFDKHEIKGKELKECVFKQCSFENCNLINTKFNGASFFNCNLSNTNIAGCNFFSAILEKCKLMGLNFSKADSLIGITFIKCNFDFADMRGVDLSSQDLSECSFEETDFSLANLEKTIFVNSRIINIKTNEANLLFTDFRGAELQGFDLRTTNLKGAIFTPQQLQMLATNIGIQVLDSKN
- the mltG gene encoding endolytic transglycosylase MltG, with the translated sequence MEEVADEKRYLFTKKHTKYFLGFFLVLVLLSPALFYFYYQGAVERTNYPEEKIASNEDLTLPVDVIIKPGDTTTQISDLLYQNDLINSASLFKLYLFINKGKTIQAGHYRVPLNLNLPELVDFFGKGTFDIKATFLEGWRVEQYAEYISEAFNNPSLGSEFLKIAQPYEGFLFPDTYFIPREATPELILNLLRDNFTSRVDPLLPRNVFVAPEYGLNEAVILASILEREVASSEDRPIVAGILFKRLKNDWPLDADATVQYVIGQEGNWWPSNLTLDDINSYSSYNTRQVEGLPPGPICNPSLDAIKAALAPQETAYWFYLNGKDGLIHFAKTIEEHNANIATYL